In Bacteroidota bacterium, a single genomic region encodes these proteins:
- the nuoH gene encoding NADH-quinone oxidoreductase subunit NuoH, protein MYDFSTITHSIHEWLLQHFNAGLTDFFEMVLIGLIFLIFYALLGLFLVWAERKVCAFMQNRLGPNRVGPYGIFQTIADFVKLMMKEIIIPRRADKFLYYVAPFFVIITTFLAIGTIPFGKGLQAIDFDIGVIYIIAVSSLSVIGVLLAGWSSNNKYSLIGAIRSGAQIVSYELSVGMSLLTVVILAGTLQFSGIVQGQADGWFIFKGHIPAVIAFLIFLVASTAETNRGPFDLAEAESELTAGYHTEYSGIMFAFFYLAEYINMFIVSAIAATVFWGGWMPLHIGCLAGFNHIMDFIPPVIWFFGKTSVIMFIIMWFKWTFPRLRIDQLLTLEWKYLLPINLVNILIMALVVLKGWHF, encoded by the coding sequence ATATACGATTTTTCCACAATAACCCATTCTATTCATGAATGGCTGTTGCAGCATTTCAATGCAGGCTTGACTGATTTCTTTGAAATGGTACTTATAGGCCTGATCTTCCTGATTTTTTATGCTTTGCTTGGGCTTTTCCTGGTTTGGGCCGAAAGAAAAGTTTGTGCATTTATGCAGAACAGGCTTGGGCCAAACAGAGTTGGACCTTATGGAATATTTCAGACCATCGCCGATTTTGTTAAGTTGATGATGAAAGAAATTATTATTCCGAGAAGGGCTGATAAATTTCTGTATTACGTGGCTCCGTTTTTTGTAATCATCACTACATTTCTGGCAATAGGTACAATTCCTTTTGGCAAAGGTTTACAGGCCATTGATTTTGATATCGGTGTGATTTATATTATTGCTGTTTCTTCATTAAGTGTCATCGGCGTTTTGTTGGCCGGCTGGTCAAGTAACAACAAATATTCATTGATCGGTGCTATCCGGAGCGGTGCCCAGATTGTAAGTTACGAACTTTCCGTAGGGATGTCGTTGCTGACTGTTGTAATTCTGGCAGGGACGCTTCAGTTTTCCGGGATTGTCCAGGGACAGGCTGACGGCTGGTTCATTTTTAAAGGACATATTCCTGCTGTTATAGCTTTTCTGATCTTCTTGGTTGCCAGTACGGCTGAAACCAACCGTGGCCCTTTTGATTTGGCTGAGGCAGAATCGGAACTTACAGCCGGTTATCACACTGAATATTCCGGTATCATGTTCGCCTTCTTTTATCTGGCTGAATACATCAACATGTTTATCGTTTCCGCCATTGCTGCCACCGTGTTCTGGGGAGGATGGATGCCTTTACACATAGGATGCCTGGCAGGTTTTAACCACATTATGGATTTTATTCCTCCTGTGATTTGGTTCTTTGGTAAAACATCGGTTATTATGTTCATTATCATGTGGTTTAAATGGACATTTCCCCGTTTGCGTATCGACCAGCTCCTTACTCTTGAATGGAAATACTTATTGCCCATTAATCTGGTAAATATTTTGATTATGGCTTTGGTGGTATTGAAAGGCTGGCATTTTTAA